A window of Exiguobacterium sp. FSL W8-0210 contains these coding sequences:
- the ytvI gene encoding sporulation integral membrane protein YtvI — MSTERLWQMARFLTVIFAFLVGGWLLIRLSSILYPFVFAFLLALLSRPLVDFFQKRLRITRGWGALLSIILISGLLVGSLALIIMQLIRGLVFVANQLPAQIQELSLYFQKLYNEKLAPIWNDASEALRSLEPSQQNTVQNSIQSLGSSLASAIGEGSKSIAMMLQTILATLPSIALIFVIVLLAWFFIAKDWHRYEMRLKRYEMLPWFARFESVFLSLRSALFGYLKAQLTLITITFFIVLIGLFIIGVEHPFAVAFIAAFFDILPYLGTGSVFLPWITYSIITGDTTLAIGLGILYALVILQRNIMEPKIVGDNIGIQPITALIALFVGIQFFGVFGLILGPLIAVILKALYNAQIFHYIWDFVKGSPTPFR, encoded by the coding sequence GTGTCGACTGAACGTCTTTGGCAAATGGCCCGGTTCCTGACGGTGATCTTCGCCTTCTTAGTTGGTGGATGGTTACTCATCCGCCTATCGTCCATTTTGTATCCGTTTGTCTTTGCGTTTCTGCTTGCCCTTTTGAGTCGACCACTCGTCGATTTTTTCCAAAAGCGGTTACGAATCACTCGCGGATGGGGTGCGTTGTTGTCCATCATTTTGATCAGTGGCTTATTAGTTGGTTCGCTCGCCTTGATCATCATGCAGTTAATACGTGGTCTTGTGTTCGTCGCCAATCAATTACCGGCGCAAATTCAAGAGTTAAGCCTGTATTTTCAAAAGCTGTACAACGAAAAACTGGCACCCATCTGGAACGATGCTTCGGAAGCCTTACGTTCACTGGAACCATCGCAACAAAATACGGTTCAAAACAGTATCCAATCCCTCGGTAGTTCACTTGCGAGTGCGATTGGCGAAGGATCAAAAAGTATCGCCATGATGTTGCAGACGATCCTTGCGACATTACCATCGATTGCATTGATTTTCGTCATCGTCTTACTTGCCTGGTTTTTCATCGCAAAAGATTGGCACCGGTACGAGATGCGATTGAAACGTTATGAGATGCTCCCTTGGTTCGCTCGTTTCGAGTCGGTCTTCCTGAGCTTACGATCTGCCTTATTCGGCTATCTCAAAGCACAGCTCACCTTGATCACGATCACGTTCTTCATCGTCTTGATCGGTTTGTTCATCATTGGTGTCGAGCATCCGTTTGCAGTTGCGTTTATTGCTGCCTTTTTTGATATTTTACCGTATCTCGGTACCGGTTCCGTCTTCCTGCCTTGGATCACCTACTCGATCATCACGGGCGATACGACTCTTGCAATCGGACTCGGTATTCTCTACGCCCTCGTCATTCTTCAACGCAACATCATGGAACCAAAAATCGTCGGCGACAACATCGGGATTCAACCGATCACGGCATTGATCGCGCTGTTCGTCGGAATTCAATTCTTCGGTGTCTTCGGACTGATTCTCGGACCATTGATCGCTGTCATCTTAAAAGCACTCTACAACGCCCAGATTTTCCATTATATCTGGGACTTCGTCAAAGGATCACCCACACCATTTCGGTGA
- a CDS encoding NifU N-terminal domain-containing protein yields MQVDYTPNPNSVKITLEEQRFGAKSTSVKKEDTPEDALLASLIALDGIDNLFAYGDFVTVTKEPEAEWNELLPRIEANM; encoded by the coding sequence ATGCAAGTCGATTACACACCAAATCCGAATTCCGTCAAAATCACGCTTGAAGAACAGCGCTTCGGTGCTAAAAGTACGAGTGTCAAAAAAGAAGATACACCTGAAGATGCGTTGCTCGCATCACTGATCGCCCTTGATGGCATCGACAATCTGTTCGCTTATGGCGACTTCGTGACGGTTACGAAAGAACCAGAAGCAGAATGGAACGAACTGCTACCACGTATTGAAGCAAACATGTAA
- a CDS encoding aminotransferase yields MKSLSERVEQLAPSGIRRFFDLAGSMEDVISLGVGEPDFVTPWNVREASFAALEQGYTAYSANAGLLELRQEIATYMQEKFAISYSTTEEIIVTTGASEGLDLAFRSLINPGDEVIVVEPAFVSYAPLIELAGGIPVAAACHAEDGFAIQPETIEQLLTDKTKAIIFCFPSNPTGSTMSRDQLADLALLVQKHDLYVISDEIYAELSYETEAICFATLPGMRERTIIINGFSKAFAMTGWRLGFTCAPPAITQSMLKVHQYGMMCAPTLVQFAGIEALRSRHKTVPDMVTSYRQRRNYFVKALNDAGLPTHLPGGAFYAFPYIGHTGLTSEQFAEQLLLAERVAVVPGSVFGASGEGYVRASYASSIEQLQEAIARIQRFMKKWQTQDEAASSRSH; encoded by the coding sequence ATGAAGTCTCTATCTGAACGTGTCGAACAGCTAGCCCCATCCGGCATCCGTCGTTTCTTTGATTTAGCAGGATCGATGGAAGATGTCATCTCCCTTGGTGTCGGCGAACCTGATTTCGTCACGCCATGGAATGTTCGCGAAGCGAGCTTCGCAGCACTCGAACAAGGCTATACAGCGTATAGTGCCAACGCCGGCTTACTAGAACTACGTCAAGAAATTGCAACTTACATGCAAGAAAAATTCGCTATCTCCTATTCAACGACGGAAGAGATCATCGTCACGACCGGTGCCTCAGAAGGACTCGACCTTGCGTTTCGTAGTTTGATCAATCCAGGAGATGAAGTCATCGTTGTTGAACCGGCATTCGTCTCGTATGCCCCTTTGATTGAACTTGCTGGAGGCATTCCCGTCGCTGCTGCGTGTCACGCAGAAGATGGTTTTGCGATTCAACCGGAAACGATCGAACAGTTGCTAACAGATAAGACGAAAGCGATCATTTTCTGTTTCCCATCGAATCCGACAGGCTCGACGATGTCGCGTGATCAATTAGCGGACCTAGCGTTACTCGTCCAAAAGCATGATCTATATGTCATCAGTGACGAGATCTATGCGGAACTTTCCTACGAAACGGAAGCGATCTGCTTCGCGACCCTTCCCGGAATGCGGGAGCGGACGATCATCATCAACGGCTTCTCGAAAGCCTTCGCGATGACAGGCTGGCGGCTTGGTTTCACTTGTGCACCACCTGCAATCACGCAATCGATGCTGAAGGTCCATCAATACGGCATGATGTGTGCCCCGACACTCGTTCAATTCGCGGGCATTGAAGCACTGCGTTCTCGTCATAAGACGGTCCCTGACATGGTGACGAGTTATCGGCAACGCCGGAACTACTTCGTTAAGGCGCTAAACGATGCGGGTCTTCCGACACACTTACCAGGTGGCGCTTTCTATGCCTTTCCGTACATCGGTCATACCGGACTGACGAGTGAACAGTTTGCTGAGCAACTGCTACTCGCTGAGCGCGTCGCCGTCGTTCCAGGATCTGTCTTCGGAGCAAGCGGTGAAGGTTATGTCCGGGCAAGTTATGCAAGTTCGATTGAACAACTCCAAGAAGCGATCGCTCGCATTCAGCGCTTCATGAAAAAATGGCAGACTCAAGATGAGGCAGCATCGTCTCGTTCACATTAA
- a CDS encoding leucyl aminopeptidase has product MQTNQSVDVLVVGISGNQPLDERLQALYGDKLEEWVRQGDISTKRGELRLLPTLTGDIARVLFVGLGKVDQLSQDELRRLLGKAAQHVKARRLEHVTVDATTFPGQPVELIAETFTLATYEVKHYKTSPSKAYTLQLTVLPSDDEAVLRGTVLGEATNLARRLVTMPGNLLTAPALADEARFIAERHGHDLRIIDKEEMEALGMGALLAVNQGSVIPPKLIVLEYKGSAEAPIAVVGKGVTFDTGGYSIKPKDGIVGMKGDMGGAAAVLGLFEALGQLKPDVHVIGVIPATDNMISGDAFKPDDVITSMAGKTIEVLNTDAEGRLVLADAVTYVKEYQPKAIIDLATLTGGVLVALGTEITGALTNDASLYERFEQVTKETNEMVWQMPYVDAFIKQVRRSEVADLNNSPGRMGHMIFGGAFVGEFVGDTPWLHLDIAGTSEQNQASEIGPKGATGVMVRSLYRFVEQEK; this is encoded by the coding sequence ATGCAAACGAATCAATCCGTAGATGTACTCGTTGTCGGGATTTCTGGAAATCAACCGCTCGATGAACGGTTACAAGCACTGTATGGTGACAAACTAGAAGAGTGGGTTCGCCAAGGTGATATCTCAACGAAACGCGGAGAACTGCGTCTATTGCCAACATTAACGGGCGACATCGCGCGTGTGCTGTTCGTCGGGCTCGGGAAAGTCGATCAGCTCTCACAAGACGAGTTACGTCGCTTGCTCGGAAAAGCGGCACAGCATGTCAAAGCACGTCGCTTAGAACATGTCACAGTTGATGCAACAACATTCCCAGGGCAACCAGTCGAGCTGATTGCTGAGACATTCACCCTCGCTACATATGAGGTCAAACATTATAAGACGTCGCCTTCGAAAGCGTACACGTTACAACTGACGGTCTTACCTTCTGATGACGAAGCCGTCCTTCGTGGTACGGTCTTAGGTGAAGCGACGAACTTAGCGCGTCGTCTCGTAACGATGCCCGGGAATCTTTTGACGGCGCCAGCGCTTGCCGACGAAGCACGTTTCATCGCGGAACGTCATGGGCATGATCTCCGGATCATCGATAAGGAAGAGATGGAAGCACTCGGGATGGGCGCCTTGCTTGCTGTCAACCAAGGATCCGTCATTCCACCGAAATTGATCGTCCTTGAATATAAAGGATCAGCAGAAGCACCGATCGCGGTCGTCGGGAAGGGCGTCACGTTCGATACAGGTGGTTATTCCATCAAACCGAAAGACGGGATCGTCGGAATGAAAGGTGATATGGGGGGCGCAGCAGCCGTTCTCGGCTTATTCGAAGCACTCGGTCAACTGAAGCCAGATGTTCACGTCATCGGTGTCATTCCGGCAACGGACAATATGATTTCAGGGGATGCCTTCAAGCCGGATGATGTCATCACGTCGATGGCAGGAAAAACGATTGAAGTCTTGAACACGGATGCGGAAGGACGGCTTGTCCTCGCTGACGCAGTCACGTACGTCAAAGAGTATCAACCCAAAGCGATCATCGATCTCGCAACGTTGACAGGTGGTGTCCTTGTCGCGCTTGGAACAGAAATCACAGGTGCGTTGACGAACGATGCGTCACTTTACGAACGCTTTGAACAGGTGACGAAAGAGACGAATGAGATGGTCTGGCAAATGCCGTATGTCGATGCGTTCATTAAACAAGTCCGCCGTTCGGAAGTCGCAGACTTGAACAACTCACCAGGACGCATGGGACATATGATCTTCGGTGGTGCGTTTGTCGGTGAATTCGTCGGTGACACACCATGGTTGCACCTCGATATCGCGGGAACATCGGAACAGAATCAAGCGTCTGAGATTGGTCCAAAAGGAGCAACGGGTGTCATGGTTCGTAGTCTGTATCGATTCGTCGAGCAAGAAAAATGA
- a CDS encoding DUF429 domain-containing protein has protein sequence MHVIGIDAAKAGWVVVMYENGRYTGSVEPTLANIPRADRIWIDMPIGLTEGRRETDQLLRQELRPGRTSSVFNAPFLSALTASTYMEANDLAKQHAGIGLSKQAWYLLPKIREVRSVYRTEMIEAHPEVCFARLAGHPARFSKKTTEGIAERIELLERFDCPPLWEQRQPHVAIDDWLDACLLATGARFPCDYLPASRPVDTEGYPLHAAVPKKSPSPKWCG, from the coding sequence ATGCACGTCATCGGAATTGATGCGGCAAAGGCGGGGTGGGTCGTCGTTATGTACGAAAACGGTCGTTACACGGGATCGGTCGAACCGACGCTTGCAAATATTCCTAGAGCTGACCGGATTTGGATCGACATGCCGATTGGTTTAACGGAAGGACGACGCGAAACGGATCAGTTATTGCGACAGGAACTACGACCTGGGCGGACGAGCAGTGTCTTTAATGCACCGTTCCTTAGTGCGCTGACAGCTTCTACCTATATGGAAGCAAATGATTTAGCCAAACAACATGCGGGGATCGGGCTTTCGAAACAAGCATGGTACCTCTTACCGAAAATCCGAGAAGTCCGCAGCGTATATCGAACGGAGATGATCGAAGCACATCCGGAAGTCTGTTTCGCGCGACTCGCCGGTCATCCGGCACGTTTTTCAAAGAAGACGACCGAAGGCATTGCGGAACGGATTGAATTGCTCGAGCGTTTTGATTGCCCTCCGCTTTGGGAACAGCGTCAGCCGCATGTTGCGATCGATGATTGGCTCGACGCTTGTCTGCTTGCGACAGGTGCCCGTTTCCCATGTGATTACTTGCCGGCGAGTCGACCAGTGGATACGGAAGGATATCCGTTACATGCGGCTGTACCAAAAAAATCACCCTCACCGAAATGGTGTGGGTGA
- a CDS encoding Lrp/AsnC family transcriptional regulator — translation MYTEKQLELLALLTQNGPMDLDLLAQMLDWEASEVAASIETFKRDGVLLGYTAVIDWQKIHAHHGVTAFIDVKVTPKRGRGFDEVAERIHRFPEVTSLYLMSGAYDLQVVLDGKSLQEVSQFVSEKLSTLDSVISTTTHFRLKTYKHDGVLFSQDDDDKRLKVSP, via the coding sequence ATGTACACCGAAAAACAACTCGAATTATTAGCATTATTAACACAAAATGGTCCGATGGACTTGGACTTGCTTGCGCAAATGCTCGACTGGGAAGCGTCAGAAGTAGCCGCTTCGATTGAGACATTCAAACGCGACGGTGTCCTACTCGGTTACACTGCTGTCATCGACTGGCAAAAGATTCATGCCCATCATGGCGTGACGGCTTTCATCGATGTCAAAGTCACACCGAAACGTGGACGCGGTTTTGACGAGGTAGCGGAGCGGATCCATCGTTTCCCGGAAGTGACGTCCCTCTATTTGATGTCAGGCGCATATGACTTACAAGTCGTTCTTGATGGCAAATCGCTACAAGAAGTCTCTCAATTCGTCTCGGAAAAATTATCGACGCTCGACTCCGTCATCTCGACGACGACCCATTTCCGCTTGAAGACCTACAAGCACGACGGTGTCCTCTTCAGTCAGGATGATGACGACAAACGATTGAAGGTGTCTCCATGA
- a CDS encoding ribonucleoside-diphosphate reductase subunit alpha, translating into MASPLNTARIFKGAMTIEDVYVVIRQATETYPELDIDRYTERAIRALEGKSLQADQVYELLTMHALDMLKAEEPNWTFVATATYLNRLYLEAGENRGYAAEERYGSLYTLIEKLTEIGIFTKHLLDAYSKEDINELSATIDPSRDHLFTYIGLRTLADRYLARDHVKNLYELPQERFMVIAMTLMQNEPKERRLELVKESYWALSNLYMTVATPTLSNAGKSYGQLSSCFIDTVDDSLRGIYDSNTDVATLSKGGGGIGVYMGKIRSRGSDIKGFKGVSSGVIPWMKQLNNTAVSVDQLGMRQGSIAVYLDIWHKDILEFLDAKLNNGDERLRTHDLFTGVNLPDRFMRAVEAREDWHLFDPHEIRTVMGFSLEDYFDETEQGGSFTERYEACVNEPRLSKKTVPAIDLVKRYMRSQLETGTPYMFFRDAVNRANPNKHAGMIYSSNLCSEIMQNMSPTTVTEEYTEDGKIIVTKTPGDFVVCNLSSIALARAVRSDVLERLIPIQMRMLDNVIDLNTIDVPQAQLTNQKYRAVGLGTFGWHHLLALEGIRWESVEAVQYADRLYEKIAYLTIDASMQLAKEKGAYRLFEGSEWQTGEYIKRRHYKTTDELDWDRLQADITAYGMRNAYLMAVAPNSSTAIIAGSTASIDPIYKKVYSEEKKNYKIPVTVPDLTPETNWFYKSAFEIDQLWSIRQNASRQRHIDQAISFNLYVKNNVKAKELLEMHMEAWQLGMKTIYYTRSTTVEIDECESCSS; encoded by the coding sequence GTGGCATCTCCACTGAATACAGCACGCATCTTTAAGGGTGCAATGACAATAGAAGATGTATATGTCGTGATTAGACAAGCAACGGAAACGTATCCGGAGCTTGATATCGACCGCTATACTGAACGTGCCATCCGAGCGCTTGAAGGAAAATCCCTACAAGCCGATCAAGTCTATGAACTGTTAACGATGCACGCACTCGATATGTTAAAGGCAGAAGAGCCGAACTGGACATTCGTAGCGACAGCGACTTACTTAAATCGGTTATACCTTGAAGCAGGTGAAAATCGCGGATATGCAGCAGAAGAACGGTATGGTTCGCTGTATACGCTGATTGAAAAACTGACAGAGATCGGCATCTTCACGAAACATTTACTAGATGCGTATTCGAAGGAAGACATCAACGAACTGTCGGCAACGATCGATCCATCCCGCGACCACTTGTTCACATACATTGGTCTTCGAACATTGGCAGACCGGTATCTCGCACGTGATCACGTCAAAAACTTGTACGAGCTACCACAAGAACGGTTCATGGTCATCGCGATGACACTGATGCAGAACGAACCGAAGGAACGTCGTTTAGAACTCGTCAAAGAGTCTTACTGGGCATTGTCGAATCTCTACATGACAGTTGCGACTCCGACACTTTCGAATGCTGGTAAGTCTTACGGTCAACTTTCTTCATGTTTCATCGATACAGTCGATGATTCGCTACGCGGCATCTACGACTCGAATACGGACGTGGCGACACTTTCTAAAGGTGGCGGCGGCATCGGCGTCTACATGGGTAAGATTCGCTCACGCGGCTCAGACATCAAAGGATTCAAAGGTGTCTCAAGCGGTGTCATCCCGTGGATGAAACAATTGAACAACACAGCAGTCAGCGTCGATCAGCTCGGTATGCGCCAAGGATCGATCGCGGTGTACCTCGACATCTGGCATAAAGATATCCTCGAATTCCTGGACGCGAAGCTCAATAATGGGGATGAGCGACTTCGGACACACGACTTGTTCACAGGTGTCAACTTACCGGACCGCTTCATGCGTGCCGTCGAAGCACGAGAAGACTGGCATTTGTTTGACCCACATGAAATTCGTACCGTTATGGGCTTCAGCCTTGAAGATTACTTCGATGAGACGGAACAAGGGGGCAGCTTCACGGAACGATACGAAGCGTGTGTCAACGAACCGCGTCTCAGCAAAAAAACAGTTCCGGCAATCGATCTCGTCAAACGCTACATGCGTTCGCAACTCGAGACCGGGACGCCATATATGTTCTTCCGTGACGCCGTTAACCGTGCGAACCCGAATAAACATGCAGGGATGATCTACTCGTCAAACCTTTGCTCGGAAATCATGCAGAACATGAGCCCGACGACCGTGACGGAAGAATACACGGAAGACGGTAAGATCATCGTCACGAAGACACCAGGGGACTTCGTCGTCTGTAACTTGTCATCGATCGCACTTGCGCGTGCAGTTCGTTCTGACGTCCTCGAGCGATTGATTCCGATTCAAATGCGGATGCTTGATAACGTCATCGACTTGAATACGATCGATGTCCCGCAAGCACAATTGACGAATCAAAAATACCGTGCCGTTGGTCTTGGGACGTTCGGTTGGCACCATCTACTCGCACTCGAAGGCATCCGTTGGGAATCGGTCGAAGCGGTACAATACGCAGACCGTCTTTACGAGAAGATCGCTTACTTGACGATCGATGCGTCGATGCAACTTGCGAAAGAGAAGGGCGCGTACCGTCTCTTCGAAGGTTCGGAATGGCAAACAGGAGAGTACATCAAACGTCGCCACTACAAAACGACGGATGAACTCGATTGGGATCGTCTCCAAGCCGACATCACGGCGTATGGAATGCGTAACGCATACTTGATGGCAGTCGCACCGAACTCATCGACGGCGATCATTGCGGGTAGTACAGCATCGATTGATCCAATCTACAAAAAAGTTTACTCGGAAGAGAAGAAAAACTATAAGATTCCAGTCACTGTTCCAGATTTGACACCGGAAACGAACTGGTTCTATAAATCAGCGTTTGAGATTGACCAGCTATGGAGCATTCGTCAAAATGCTTCGCGTCAGCGTCACATCGACCAAGCGATCAGTTTCAATCTGTACGTGAAAAATAACGTCAAGGCGAAAGAATTACTCGAGATGCACATGGAAGCATGGCAACTCGGGATGAAGACGATCTACTACACGCGTTCGACGACGGTTGAGATCGACGAATGTGAATCGTGTTCATCATAA
- a CDS encoding glycosyltransferase family 2 protein → MPTVSIIIPTYNRPRELAEALEALTRQHYQDFEVIVLNNNGDDISAVTAAYQDRLQLTYVALPENHHVRARNHGVTLASGRYILLHDDDDLLLPSHLEEAVGDLEAGADLTYTDAELFTYRWEGDHRIALDSEPFAYPYDPETIREDSTYIPSGSLYRKSLHDQLGLFDEDVFNYWDWDWILRVGKDHLILHPARATVLYAFNPSGNHESARQDAARRVFFERLVEKHQLPTNEMKNFHIVQAERRERLRQTRRTFNGQLTESE, encoded by the coding sequence ATGCCAACCGTATCCATCATCATTCCGACGTATAATCGTCCTCGTGAATTAGCAGAAGCGCTAGAAGCATTGACGCGTCAACACTATCAAGACTTCGAAGTCATCGTCTTAAACAATAATGGAGACGATATCTCAGCAGTGACGGCTGCCTATCAGGACCGTCTTCAACTGACCTATGTCGCGTTACCTGAAAACCATCATGTTCGTGCTCGAAATCATGGTGTCACGCTCGCTTCCGGTCGGTATATCTTACTTCATGACGACGACGACCTCTTATTACCGAGTCACCTCGAAGAAGCGGTCGGCGATCTCGAAGCTGGTGCTGATCTCACCTATACGGACGCGGAACTCTTTACGTATCGCTGGGAAGGCGATCATCGGATCGCACTTGATTCTGAGCCGTTCGCATATCCGTACGATCCGGAGACGATTCGAGAAGACTCGACATATATTCCGTCCGGGTCGCTCTACCGTAAATCGCTCCACGATCAACTTGGTCTGTTTGACGAAGACGTCTTCAATTACTGGGACTGGGACTGGATTTTACGCGTCGGCAAGGATCATTTAATACTGCACCCGGCGCGCGCGACCGTCTTATATGCTTTCAATCCATCAGGTAATCATGAATCCGCACGTCAGGATGCAGCGCGACGCGTCTTTTTTGAACGCCTCGTTGAAAAACACCAACTTCCGACAAATGAAATGAAGAACTTCCATATCGTCCAGGCTGAGCGACGCGAACGATTGCGCCAGACCCGCCGTACCTTCAATGGTCAATTGACAGAAAGTGAGTGA
- a CDS encoding MazG nucleotide pyrophosphohydrolase domain-containing protein, whose translation MEQMKTLQQKVDATIRSLGGYFRPLSGLARLTEEVGEVGEALEQNDLEALRLELVDVLMISTCLANQYVADLATQHETLDTANDDQDGSFYRLVHEAGQIARVMNGYEGDKPPKAKDTIVPIGHSLARLQRELFRLARPLQLDLLTEIDRTNEKNLKRDKTRFALTRDPITEETIDHFRSATGSEARLWGAPVYEENQTIEDNMEAALPSLRRFLRCASIEGIEAFVFEAPMERSRSLVEVKELADEMGRLIKERTPLDFKDSPYRLEVFAPQLGPISPYHAEDDHRMFLVLYID comes from the coding sequence ATGGAACAGATGAAGACACTGCAACAAAAGGTTGATGCGACGATTCGCTCACTCGGCGGTTATTTTCGACCGTTGTCTGGTCTCGCACGCCTGACGGAAGAAGTCGGTGAGGTCGGTGAAGCACTGGAACAAAATGATTTAGAAGCCCTTCGCTTGGAGCTGGTCGATGTCTTGATGATCTCGACCTGCCTTGCGAATCAATACGTGGCGGATCTTGCAACACAGCATGAGACGCTTGATACAGCAAACGATGATCAAGACGGTTCGTTTTATCGACTCGTGCATGAGGCCGGACAAATCGCACGTGTCATGAACGGATATGAAGGCGATAAACCGCCGAAAGCGAAAGATACGATTGTTCCGATTGGTCATTCCTTAGCACGTCTGCAACGCGAATTGTTTCGGTTAGCACGACCACTTCAACTGGATTTACTGACAGAAATCGACCGGACGAATGAAAAGAATCTGAAGCGGGATAAAACACGCTTCGCGTTGACGCGTGATCCCATCACGGAAGAGACGATTGATCATTTCCGAAGTGCGACAGGAAGCGAGGCACGCCTCTGGGGAGCCCCTGTGTACGAGGAGAACCAAACGATCGAGGATAACATGGAAGCAGCATTGCCGTCACTCCGGCGTTTCCTCCGATGTGCGTCGATTGAGGGGATCGAGGCATTCGTCTTCGAAGCACCGATGGAACGCTCGCGTAGTTTGGTTGAAGTGAAAGAACTAGCGGACGAAATGGGACGCTTGATCAAAGAGCGGACACCGCTTGACTTCAAGGATTCACCGTATCGCTTAGAAGTCTTTGCGCCACAACTCGGTCCGATCTCGCCGTATCACGCAGAAGACGATCATCGGATGTTCCTTGTTCTCTATATCGATTAA